Part of the uncultured Anaeromusa sp. genome is shown below.
TTGGCGTCATCCATCGACAAAGGCATATCTTGATTCAAGCGTTCTTTTTCAATGATAACACCGAGAAACACTTCATTTTCCGCGCCTTCCTGAGCTAAAACCGTATCGGAAAGCTTAAAGTGAGCTTCTTTCAATTTACCTCGCCCGATTAAGCGCGCCGCTTCCACTACCAGTTGAGCAATATCCGCATAGGCCCGGCCGGCAATGCGCGCCACATCAAAAAGGCATTCCGCCTGCACATCATCAATGGTAATAGCACGAGCCTTCAACTGTCTGGCCGCTTCGTCAATTCCAAAGCGAATGCCCTCAATTACCCGGGCTACTGGCACGCCGCGCAGCACCTGCGTCAGCCCTTCGGCTACAAGAGCCCCAGCCATGATCGTCGCCGTAGTCGTGCCGTCTCCGACTTCGTCCTTTTGCGCTCTCGCCGCATGAATCAACATTTTCGCAGCCGGATGATTAATATCCATCTTTTCTAAAATCGTAACGCCGTCATTAGTAATAATGACCTCGCCGAAACGATCTACCAGCATGGTATCAAGCCCCTTGGGGCCTATGGTTCCTTCTACCGCCGAAGTGATGGCTCGCACCGCTTCAGCATTGGTCATCAACGCCGCTAATGCGCTATCGGCATCAGCGCCTCCGCCTTGCTTTCGACTCACAGACTACGCCTCCCTCTTAAAATCACAGCTTATAGTGCTTCAAGATTTCACTAAGATTGTGGTTCATAAATTCCAAAGTTGCCATGATTTTGGCATAATCCATACGCGTCGGCCCGAGTACGGCAATAGTTCCTACGACTTCGCCGCCCAAACAATACGTGGCCCGCACCATACTGCAGTCTTGAATGCCGCTGAATTTATTTTCCCTGCCAATGGTCACCACAACACCGTCGTCGCTAGGCGCTTCTAAAATATCATACAGCAAGCGCTCTTCTTCCAGCATATTCAACAGACGTTTGAATTTCTCCATATCCTTGAATTCCGGCTGATTCAGCATCTGTGTAGCGCCGCCGAGGTATACCCTTTCTTGATGCCGACTGCTTAGGGTATCCGCCAAAATAGCCAGCGCTTCTTCAAACTCACGCGCCTCGCCTAAAATACTGTCGCGGACATCCTGAAACATACGCCCCCGGAAATTCCGAAAAGGAATCCCCGCCAAACGATTGTTCAGTTTCTCGGCAATAAGCTGCATCTCCTCCAAGGTTGTGCCCCTTGGCAATGGCAACAGCTTATTTTCAACAGCGCCGCTGTCGGAAACAACCACCAGCAGCACTTTGTTTTCATCAAACGGCAGAAATTGCAAATACTTAAAAGAGCTGGGACTTGCCTGCGGCGCCAGCACCAAAGAAACATTGCCTGTCATCCGCGAAAGAATCTTGGCGGTTGTCTGAAACACCTCATCCAAACGCCGCACCTTGGCCTGATACCAATTGCGAATCAAGGAAATTTCCTTTTCCGACATCTGTGTCGGAGACAGCAAGGCATCCACGTAAAACCGATAGCCTTTGGCCGAAGGAATCCGCCCGGAAGACGTGTGAAGCTGTTCCAAGTAGCCCAACACTTCTAAATCCGCCATTTCGTTCCGAATCGTCGCAGGGCTGACACCAAGATCGTATTTACGAGCAATCGTCCTGGAGCCAACCGGTTCTGCGGTGGATACATAATCATCGACAATCGCTTGCAAAATACGACGTTTTCGTTCATCAAGCATGTCATCCACCTCCATTGTTAGCACTCTTCTCTAAGGAGTGCTAACATCTATAAAAAACATACCACTCTCCTCCTAAAATGTCAATATGTCTAAGTCAATCGAATCCAGTATTTTGCTTCATTTTTCGTCAGACTTGCTGCCAGATTCCGTTTCCAAAAAGGCCGCAAAGGCGCGATTGCCAAAACGCATACCTAAGGAAGTAAGACAGGTCCGTCCCCTTTGTTTTTCCACAAGACCTTCTACTAATAGTTGCTCCAACACAAAAGCGTAGCGCTGCCAGAGCTCCACGCCAAAGTTCGCTCTAAATTGACGATGAGAAATACCGCCCCTAGTGCGCAGCGCCAAAAAACAAAACTCTTCCTGCTGCTGCGCCAGTGTCAGCGCAGGCTGCTTTCCACGCTCCCAGCGTTGCTGAGGCGTTAAAGACAAATACCGTTCCAGGGGAAAACAGCCTTCCCAGCGCCGCCCTTCCAGGAAGGAATGCGCCGCCGCTCCCAGCCCTAAATACGGACGAAAACGCCAATAGCGAAGATTGTGTCGACAAGCGCGCTTTTTTTGCGCATAATTCGATATTTCGTACCTTTTATACCCGTGAGCCGGCAGCCAGCCTTCCAGCCAGTTGTCCATAGCGGCTGTTTCGTCTTCGGCCGGCAGGGCTAACACTCCCTCTTCTTCCAGGCTGGCAAAAAGCGTACCTTCTTCTATTTTCAAAGCATAAATAGATAGATGTTCTACCGCAAAATCAACCGCCTGACGTACGCTTTGCTGCAATAAAGACAGTGTCTGCCCAGGCAGTCCGGTCATCAAATCCACATTGCAATTCTCAAAGCCGGCCCGCCTGGCAGCCTCCAAGGCCGCCGCAGCAGCCGCACCGTCATGAATGCGGCCGCAATTGCGCAGCAATGCATCGTCAAAGGATTGCACTCCCAGGCTAAGACGATTAAAGCCTGCCGCACGCAACTGCCTTAGATCTTCACCGGAAACCGTTCCCGGATTAGCTTCCAGGGATATCTCCGCTTCCGGCAGTACCAAAAACCATTGCCGCAGTTGCTGCAGCACACGCACTAGCGCCTCAGCGCCGATGATGGTCGGCGTACCGCCGCCCAAAAAAACCGTATCGACCGGCGCTTTTCCCAACCGGCTCCCTTGCCAGGCAATTTCTTCGCACAATGCTTCTACATACTGTTCTTGCAGCAAAGAGTTCCCTGGCTGGGACGGAAAATCGCAATAAGAGCATTTCTGCCGACAAAAAGGAATATGTACATATAAGCCTAATGGTCCCATAATCTCACCCTCCGGAAAACCAGAAAGAGGGCCGCCTCAATCGCTCTTGAGGCAGCCCGCTTCAGTATTCAAAACAACTCAGTCAATCTTTAAAATAGCCATGAAGGCTTCTTGCGGAACTTCTACGTTCCCCACCTGTTTCATGCGCTTTTTGCCTTCTTTTTGTTTTTCCAGCAATTTGCGCTTACGGCTAATATCGCCGCCATAACACTTGGCCAGTACGTCCTTTCGCATGGCGCGCACTGTTTCCCTGGCAATTACTTTGGTGCCAATAGCCGCCTGAACGGGAATTTCAAACATCTGCCGTGGGATAATGCCCCGCAGCTTCTCAACCAAGATACGCCCCCGATGAACAGCCTTATCCCGATGCACAATCACAGACAAGGCGTCTACAGGATCATTGTTCAAAAGAATGTCCAGCTTGACCAGCTCCGAGGCCTGGTAATCGGACAATTCATAATCCAGCGAAGCATAGCCGCGCGTAGATGATTTCAGGCGATCAAAGTAATCGTAAATAATCTCGCTTAAAGGCAAATGATACGTCAACAACACCCTGGTCGTGTCGAGATATTTCATGTCTTTAAATTCGCCCCTTTTTTCTTGGGACAATTCCATCACCGCACCCACAAACTCATTTGGAACGATGACCGTTGCTTTTACATAAGGCTCTTCAATATGTTCAATTTCCTGCGGCGTAGGCAGCTTGGACGGATTGTCAATCTCCAGCTTTTCACCATCTGTCTTATATACATGATAAATAACGCTAGGCGCCGTAGTAATCAGGACAATCCCATATTCACGCTCCAGCCTCTCTTGTACAACATCCATATGCAGCAATCCCAAGAAACCGCAACGAAAGCCAAACCCAAGAGCCACAGAAGTTTCCGGCTCAAAAACCAGCGCCGCATCGTTAAGCTGCAGTTTTTCCAAAGCATCCCGCAACGAATCGTATTCCGACGATTCCACCGGATACAAGCCGCAGTACACCATCGGCGTAATTTTCCGGTATCCTTCGAGCGCCTGTGTTGTCGGGCGCGCCGCATCGGTTACGGTGTCGCCCACGCGCACATCTTTAACGTTTTTAATGCTTCCCGCCACATAGCCAACCTGCCCTGCTATCAGTTCCGAAACATTCGTAGGCACCGGACGAAACACGCCAACTTCAGTAGCTTCAAAGACCTTGTCCGTTGCCATCATACGCAGTTTCATGCCAGGCGCCATGCGTCCGTTCATGACGCGCACATAGGCAATGACTCCTTTGTAGGCGTCAAAATGCGAATCAAAAATCAGCGCTTGCAGCGGCTCTGTCACTTTGCCAGCGGGCGCCGGCACTCTCTTTACTACGGCTTCCAATACTTCAGGAATGCCGATGCCGGTTTTGGCGCTGACTAAGATGGCCTCTGACGCGTCAATGCCGATAATGTCTTCGATTTCCTGCTTAACTCGTTCCGGATCGGCGCTGGGCAAATCAATCTTATTGATGACCGGAATAATTTCCAAATTGTTTTCCAGAGCCAAATATACATTGGCCAGCGTCTGCGCTTCAATGCCTTGCGCCGCGTCAATTACCAGCAAGGCGCCTTCGCAGGCAGCCAGGCTGCGGGATACTTCATACGTAAAATCCACATGTCCAGGAGTATCAATCAGATGCAGCATATACGTCTGCCCGTCTTCGGCCGTGTACGCAATACGCACAGCCTGTGATTTTATGGTGATGCCTCGCTCACGCTCCAGTTCCATCTGGTCGAGCACCTGCTCTTCCATCTCCCGCGCCGAAAGCGCGCCGGTATATTCAAGCAGGCGATCCGCCAGAGTGGACTTACCATGGTCAATATGAGCGATGATCGAAAAATTGCGAATGTTCTTTGTGTCCATTCCAAGCTCCTCTTTTCTAAAACTGAATGCAAGCCCGCTATAGTCCGGTCCTGCCCTAACTCATTATTAGGTTTATTGATGTCGCTAATCGATTATAGCATCCTTATAACACCCTCTGCAAGAATTTGCATTTCGAGTGTTGACAACCCTACAAAGAGATGATATTATTACACCTGTGCCAAGCAGTGCCGGAGTGGCGGAATGGCAGACGCAGATGACTCAAAATCATCCGGGTTCGTCCCGTGGGGGTTCAAGTCCCTTCTCCGGCACCAAACTTCAAAAGTAAAAGAACCCTTAAATCAAGGGTTCTTTTTTTATTTATAATCAGAAATAACGAACCGCGAAACACGCGAAAAGGTTTAAATTAAAACTCGCACCCCGTAGCCCTCATTCGTACCCTCCCTTGACTCCCTCGACTCTTGTTCGTTTCCCGTCCTCTCTGGCTTTCCTCTGTGTTCCGTCCCTCTATTGTTCAAAGCGCCCCAGGGCGCTTAAAGCCGCGGCCGATGACTTCCGCCGTATCAATGACCATAAAGAAGGCGCCCTGGTCCGCTTCGTCCACAAAGCGCTTCACATGAGCAATCTGCGCCCGGGAAATGACTACCATGAGCACATCCTTGCTTTCGCTGGTATACGCACCTCTCGCCTGCAAAAAAGTGGCGCCCCTGCCCAGCTCTTCTAAAATACGTTTGGCAATCTGTTCGCGCTCTTGTGAAATGATGAGCAGTACCTTCCGCCGGTTAAAACCTTCAATAACCTTATCTACTACCGTACTGCCTACAAACATGGAAATCAGCGTATACATGCCAATTTCCAAGCCGAACAAAAACGCCCCGCAGGCTACGACCACAACATTGACAGCAAATGCCGCCGTGCCGATTTCCATACCATAACGTTTTTTGGCAATCATCCCCACTACATCAGTGCCTCCCGTAGAAGCGCCGGCGCGAAACACCATGCCCAAACCGAGGCCGCCAAAAACGCCTCCATATAAGGAAGCTAAAAAAATATCTTTAGTAGGACTGTGCTGCTGCAAAAAGCCGGTGACATCCACAGCCGCCATAAATACAATAATGCCCGCCAAGGTGCTGTAAAAAAAGTCCTTGGAAAGCCAGCGATACGCTGCGTACAAAAGAGGCACATTCATAATACCGATAGCCAGGCCTACCGGGGTCCCCAGCAAATAATATAAAATAATGGCAATGCCGCTGACGCCTCCGCTGAGCATATGAAAAGGCAGTACAAATAAATTTAGCGAGGCCCCGCAAAGAAACGACCCAATGAGAATCGCCACGACCCGGCGCCAGGAAATTTTCCGTTTTGTCAGCGGTCCCCAAGAATTCTCCGTTTTCTTCATCGCACATATCCTTTCGCAGCTTTTTCTAGGAGGTTTTATAATGAAACAATGGCTGTTAGAGCACCAGAATCTCTCTTTGCGAATCTCTCGTCGCGCCGGATGCAAGCACATCTGTTTACGCCTGCTGCCTGACGGCGCTCTGAGCGTTACTTTGCCCTGGCACTGTTCAGCCGACCGCCTGCGCCAAGTGCTGGAAAATCAGCAGGATTGGCTGTCCCAGCAGCTAGCCGCTCGCCAAGCGCAGCAACAGACCGACTGCCGCCTTTTCCAAGGCAGTTGGTATCGTTTACAGGAAACAGAGCAATTGCCGCACAACACTCCCGTTTTTCTGGACGCTCCTTTTCTAAAAGTAAAGCCTGCTTCTCCGGAGTCAAGAAACCTTCACTTACGACATTGGTACTATCAAGAAGCGCAAACTTGTTTCACCAAACTCATCCAGCACTGGAGCGCCCGTCTGGGAGTTTCCGTGCAACGCCTGAGCATCCGCGAACAGCGCACCCGTTGGGGCAGCTGTTCCAGCAAAAGAAACGTCAATCTCAATTGGCGTCTCATTCTGGCTCCTTTGCCGATTATTGAATACGTAGTAGTGCATGAACTATGCCATATACACATTCCCAACCATTCCCGCCTCTTCTGGGAAGAATTACAGCAGCACTTGCCGGACGGCCTCGCCCGCCGCAACTGGCTGCAGCTGTATGGGCAAGGACTGCTTGCCCAACCGCCGCATCGCTAGTCTTCGCAAAACAAATCAAGTCTGTCGCTTAGCCAAAAAGACGCCGGCCAAAACCAACACGGCCCCCAGCCCCTGCAGCCAGTTCAGCTGCTCACCCAGCAGCCACACCGCAAGAAGCAAAGCCAGCGGCGTCACTAAGTACATATAAACCATCACCTGGTTCGATCCCAGGCGCTCAATCCCATAATACCACAAAAGCAAGCTAATCACCGTCACGGGAATAGCTGCATATAAAAGAGCTCCCCAACCGGCCAAACTGACCGTTTCCCACGGAAACAACCATAAGTCCCCAGCTGTCGCCGCAAGCAACAACAAGGTCCCCGCTAAGGAAGTATGACAGGTTGCCCATAAGCCGGAGCCTCGCTGCACTATGGGTAGCATAAGCACCGGATAAACGCCCCACAGCACCCCTGCCGCCAAGGCCAGCATATCACCAAAAAGAGTTTCTTCCCGGAACCCCCAACTGCCGCCGGCGGCTCCTAAAACAAAGATAAGGCCCACAAGAGCCAGCAAACAGCCGGCCACCATCTGCCTTCTCAATCGTTCATACCCCAGAAAAGCCGCCACAAAGGCCGTTGAAATAGGAGACAGGCCTAGCATCAAAGCCACCGTAGTCGCCGTCGTATATTTTAAGGCGGCAATAAACAGTGTCTGATAGATAGCAACTCCCACCGCTCCCACTAAAAGACATCGCCCCCAAGGAACCTGCCCAAAGGATAGCTTGCCTTCACGCCAGAACAAGACCAGGTACATCAGCGGTGTCGCAATAGCAAAACGCAAGCAAGTAAAAATCTGCGGCAAAAACTCACGCATGCCTATTTTCCCTACAATATAATTCCCCGCCCAAATGAGCACAACCATCCACAAAGCCAATTCCAAGCCCCAAGCGCGACGCACCGCTCCACCTCCTACAAAGAACGGCCGCACTTTTATAAGCGCGGCCGTCATTGACGCAAATATTACTTATTCCATTTATGCCGTTGCTGACGACGCGCCGAGCCTCCGCCACCGCCGTTGCGGCTGCGGTATATCATCCAGCCCACTAAACCCAATACGGCAAAATTACCCATCCAAGCTTCTAAAATTCCCAAGTCCACAACTACATTGATCGCCGTTAATGCACCCAAAAGCTTCATGCTATGAGGCACATTCACCAGAGGATTCCGTTTCAGCACCTGATATGCGGCGCCAAGAATCACCAAATCAATGCCCACCCAAATTAAAGGATGCACCAGCAGCATTTTAACTAAGCTACCGCCCATTAGCAGGGCAAATACGATTAACCACGTCTGATTCACAGGCACTGTTTCCTCCTCATCATTCTTTGCCTCTTATCCTATCATCCCCTGGTTGCCCGCGTCAACCGCCACATTAAATTCCTTCGCGAAGCAGTTTCCGGTATTCTTCCAGCAGACGCAAGGTTACCGCTCCCGGTTTGCCATTGCCGATCGTCTCCCGCCCTAACTTCACCACAGGCATCACTTCTGTGCTGGTTCCCGTTAAAAACACTTCATCCGCCCCATAGGCAAACTCAGGAGTAACGGCTTTCTCTAAAATTGCCAGGCCTAAGGGTTTGGCAATGCGATCCAAGACAATCTGCCGGGTAATGCCAGGTAAAATCAAGTTATTTAAAGGATGCGTCCATAGCACCTCGTCTTTAACAACAAAGCAGTTGCTTGACGTCCCTTCGGTAATTTTGCCGTCTCGCACCAGCACCGCTTCATAGCAG
Proteins encoded:
- a CDS encoding DMT family transporter, encoding MRRAWGLELALWMVVLIWAGNYIVGKIGMREFLPQIFTCLRFAIATPLMYLVLFWREGKLSFGQVPWGRCLLVGAVGVAIYQTLFIAALKYTTATTVALMLGLSPISTAFVAAFLGYERLRRQMVAGCLLALVGLIFVLGAAGGSWGFREETLFGDMLALAAGVLWGVYPVLMLPIVQRGSGLWATCHTSLAGTLLLLAATAGDLWLFPWETVSLAGWGALLYAAIPVTVISLLLWYYGIERLGSNQVMVYMYLVTPLALLLAVWLLGEQLNWLQGLGAVLVLAGVFLAKRQT
- the hrcA gene encoding heat-inducible transcriptional repressor HrcA, with protein sequence MLDERKRRILQAIVDDYVSTAEPVGSRTIARKYDLGVSPATIRNEMADLEVLGYLEQLHTSSGRIPSAKGYRFYVDALLSPTQMSEKEISLIRNWYQAKVRRLDEVFQTTAKILSRMTGNVSLVLAPQASPSSFKYLQFLPFDENKVLLVVVSDSGAVENKLLPLPRGTTLEEMQLIAEKLNNRLAGIPFRNFRGRMFQDVRDSILGEAREFEEALAILADTLSSRHQERVYLGGATQMLNQPEFKDMEKFKRLLNMLEEERLLYDILEAPSDDGVVVTIGRENKFSGIQDCSMVRATYCLGGEVVGTIAVLGPTRMDYAKIMATLEFMNHNLSEILKHYKL
- the lepA gene encoding translation elongation factor 4, with translation MDTKNIRNFSIIAHIDHGKSTLADRLLEYTGALSAREMEEQVLDQMELERERGITIKSQAVRIAYTAEDGQTYMLHLIDTPGHVDFTYEVSRSLAACEGALLVIDAAQGIEAQTLANVYLALENNLEIIPVINKIDLPSADPERVKQEIEDIIGIDASEAILVSAKTGIGIPEVLEAVVKRVPAPAGKVTEPLQALIFDSHFDAYKGVIAYVRVMNGRMAPGMKLRMMATDKVFEATEVGVFRPVPTNVSELIAGQVGYVAGSIKNVKDVRVGDTVTDAARPTTQALEGYRKITPMVYCGLYPVESSEYDSLRDALEKLQLNDAALVFEPETSVALGFGFRCGFLGLLHMDVVQERLEREYGIVLITTAPSVIYHVYKTDGEKLEIDNPSKLPTPQEIEHIEEPYVKATVIVPNEFVGAVMELSQEKRGEFKDMKYLDTTRVLLTYHLPLSEIIYDYFDRLKSSTRGYASLDYELSDYQASELVKLDILLNNDPVDALSVIVHRDKAVHRGRILVEKLRGIIPRQMFEIPVQAAIGTKVIARETVRAMRKDVLAKCYGGDISRKRKLLEKQKEGKKRMKQVGNVEVPQEAFMAILKID
- the hemW gene encoding radical SAM family heme chaperone HemW; translated protein: MGPLGLYVHIPFCRQKCSYCDFPSQPGNSLLQEQYVEALCEEIAWQGSRLGKAPVDTVFLGGGTPTIIGAEALVRVLQQLRQWFLVLPEAEISLEANPGTVSGEDLRQLRAAGFNRLSLGVQSFDDALLRNCGRIHDGAAAAAALEAARRAGFENCNVDLMTGLPGQTLSLLQQSVRQAVDFAVEHLSIYALKIEEGTLFASLEEEGVLALPAEDETAAMDNWLEGWLPAHGYKRYEISNYAQKKRACRHNLRYWRFRPYLGLGAAAHSFLEGRRWEGCFPLERYLSLTPQQRWERGKQPALTLAQQQEEFCFLALRTRGGISHRQFRANFGVELWQRYAFVLEQLLVEGLVEKQRGRTCLTSLGMRFGNRAFAAFLETESGSKSDEK
- a CDS encoding YitT family protein → MKKTENSWGPLTKRKISWRRVVAILIGSFLCGASLNLFVLPFHMLSGGVSGIAIILYYLLGTPVGLAIGIMNVPLLYAAYRWLSKDFFYSTLAGIIVFMAAVDVTGFLQQHSPTKDIFLASLYGGVFGGLGLGMVFRAGASTGGTDVVGMIAKKRYGMEIGTAAFAVNVVVVACGAFLFGLEIGMYTLISMFVGSTVVDKVIEGFNRRKVLLIISQEREQIAKRILEELGRGATFLQARGAYTSESKDVLMVVISRAQIAHVKRFVDEADQGAFFMVIDTAEVIGRGFKRPGAL
- a CDS encoding SprT family zinc-dependent metalloprotease; amino-acid sequence: MKQWLLEHQNLSLRISRRAGCKHICLRLLPDGALSVTLPWHCSADRLRQVLENQQDWLSQQLAARQAQQQTDCRLFQGSWYRLQETEQLPHNTPVFLDAPFLKVKPASPESRNLHLRHWYYQEAQTCFTKLIQHWSARLGVSVQRLSIREQRTRWGSCSSKRNVNLNWRLILAPLPIIEYVVVHELCHIHIPNHSRLFWEELQQHLPDGLARRNWLQLYGQGLLAQPPHR